One part of the Pandoraea faecigallinarum genome encodes these proteins:
- a CDS encoding transporter — protein sequence MKKQLMYLALACPLSAFAAHPLTSDDTGTQGDGNWQFETNGEVTSKQQDIGRQTLWNSTLTRGFGEALDLYVNVPYTNVQQRSESAGSGIGDVETGAKWRMYDDGAFSVGLKPFLTLPSGNDQRGLGTGRMNAGATLLLQYQIDNWTLLANAGAAYQANRQAQRQGVWKASAAVLYRVLPSTQLILDVGTAQNPDFAQKTNPAFMIVGAIYSPASWIDLDVGYRRGLNPQTYDYSWMGGLTMRW from the coding sequence ATGAAGAAGCAACTGATGTATCTCGCGCTGGCCTGCCCGCTCAGCGCATTCGCCGCACATCCGCTCACGTCGGACGACACCGGCACGCAGGGCGACGGCAACTGGCAATTCGAGACGAACGGCGAAGTTACCTCGAAACAGCAGGACATCGGGCGTCAGACCCTCTGGAACAGCACGCTCACGCGAGGTTTCGGCGAGGCGCTCGATCTTTACGTCAATGTTCCCTACACGAATGTCCAGCAACGCTCGGAGAGCGCCGGCAGCGGTATCGGCGACGTCGAAACCGGTGCCAAATGGCGCATGTACGACGATGGGGCGTTCAGTGTCGGCCTCAAGCCGTTTCTGACGTTGCCGTCCGGCAACGACCAGCGCGGACTCGGCACCGGACGGATGAACGCCGGCGCGACATTACTGCTCCAGTATCAGATCGACAACTGGACGTTGCTCGCCAACGCGGGCGCCGCCTATCAGGCCAATCGCCAGGCGCAGCGTCAGGGCGTGTGGAAGGCGTCCGCCGCCGTGCTCTATCGTGTGCTGCCGTCCACGCAACTGATTCTGGACGTCGGCACAGCGCAGAACCCCGATTTCGCGCAGAAGACGAACCCCGCGTTCATGATCGTGGGCGCCATCTACAGCCCGGCATCGTGGATCGATCTCGACGTTGGCTATCGGCGCGGCCTGAACCCACAGACCTACGACTATTCGTGGATGGGCGGATTGACCATGCGCTGGTAA